The segment CGGTTTACGTTTGCATAATACTCACGTAATATCGAAAATACGatgaacaaaattagttttccttGTAGAGGCACATCCTGAGACAGGAAATGGAGTATTTCGGAACTTATCTTGGCCAAACAATACAACATATGTCTATTTTTAGAACAGCTGCACGTGAGCGCCTATTGTAGTGCCAGTCGGCGGAGCGCGCCAATTCCgtctagtttgtttacattcagtcaGTCACAGTGCGGTCGCGTTGACTATAGTTGATTGTTTCAGATCAGTTATAAACTTagtgtttatagatttatagtgaAATGTGTTTTGTTCAACTTCTTTTGTGAATATGGATCAATTTAACTTAGCTGATCACAGCAGTGAACTGGACCGTGAGTTACAATACTCAGAAAGTGCATCTGAACATTCTAGTTCTGATTTTGTAGACGACACGGATGAAGACCCTGACTTCCAGcttgaagatatattttatgaCTCTGAAGATTTTATTAACCCCACACCATCCCCGCCCAAAAATATTAGGTTACCCGTGAGTATACCTTCACATGAATCTGACAGCGAATCTGACAATGTTGACAGTAGGCCTAATGCTGGAAATAGGAGAGTATTGAGCAGTTCTGATGACGACGATGATGATATTGAAAGTGATTGGGAGGAAGTAGTTGAGAGTAGCCCACCTAACATTGAACACCATTTTGACTATCAAGAAACTCCTGGTCCAAAACATATACCAcaaaatgcaataaaacctattgatttttttaatttattttttactaccgGACTGATTGGGAATTGTTTGTCAATGAGACAAACAGATAT is part of the Homalodisca vitripennis isolate AUS2020 unplaced genomic scaffold, UT_GWSS_2.1 ScUCBcl_2412;HRSCAF=7151, whole genome shotgun sequence genome and harbors:
- the LOC124372042 gene encoding uncharacterized protein LOC124372042, whose amino-acid sequence is MDQFNLADHSSELDRELQYSESASEHSSSDFVDDTDEDPDFQLEDIFYDSEDFINPTPSPPKNIRLPVSIPSHESDSESDNVDSRPNAGNRRVLSSSDDDDDDIESDWEEVVESSPPNIEHHFDYQETPGPKHIPQNAIKPIDFFNLFFTTGLIGNSSGVNTLAALKP